CTGACAGCGGCTACGAGCCCGCTGACGGACTCAGCTTCGAAATCTACCACAACGACCACCGCGAACATCCCGAAGGGAAGCATATCGTCGACATCTGTATTCCGGTGAAACCCCTGCAGTCGTAGAATTATGCAAAAAGTGCATACTATCGGCGTACATTTCACGTACAGTGCCCCGGATGCTCCCGGGGCGGTGATGCTAGTACACATGTTCGTCCGGGATTTCTCATCCCCTTGACAAGCGTCACGTGATCCGTTACATTCAGCTATGATCAAGTCGTTTGCAGATCGCGCAACGGAGGATTTATTCGTCACTGGTCAATCGCGCAGGCTTCCTCCGGACATCGTGAAACGCGCGATTCGCAAGTTGGATGCTATCGCCGCTGCTGTGGTACCTCAGGATCTGGCTGTCCCTCCAGGGAACAGGCTGCATGCACTCGAAGGAAATCGAAGCGGACAGCATTCCATATCGATCAACGACCAGTGGCGGATCTGTTTCGTCTTCGTCGACGGCGACGCATTTGATGTTGAAATCACGGATTATCATTAGGTGAATCATGGCTGCGATAGAAAATCCCCGGCGTACACGACGACCTACCCATCCTGGTGCAATTCTTCGTGAGGACTTCCTCCCGGAATACCACCTCTCTGTGGCGCAGCTCGCTGCCGCTATCGGCGTTACGCGACAGACGGTGAACGAACTGCTGCGGGAGCGGCGGGCGGTCAGTCCCTCAATGGCATTGCGTCTGTCACGCCTCTTCGGAAACTCAGCGGAGTTCTGGCTCAATCTTCAGAGGGCGGTGGACCTGTGGGATGCGATGCAGGCGGTGGGAAAGGACCTCCGTGGTATCAAAACAATGGATCCTGCCTGAAAATAAATATGCAGAAAGTGCATAAAACCTCGTCGATTGGTGGGGTTTTATGTGTGCGTCGAATTTACCGCCTGAGGAGTGAGCTTTCCTGATCTTGTAGCCTTCAAAAGAAACACCCCCGCAGGTGGGACTGCAGGGGTGTGAAATTCAAGCTATGTAGGACACTCGTGCGGTGTCAGCAGGGGGGACTGTCAGAGCGTGAGGGTGAGGGAGTTGTCTGCCGGGGGCAGGTCGGTGCGCATCGAGGTGATGAGCTGCGCCAGCAAGGCAGCCGTGGGGTCTCCAAGACTGTTGAGCATGGCGACGGCCTGTTCGGAAGCGGCATCCATCTCCTCGTCTCCCGCGTAGTTGGCCACGTAAGCACCCGCGACGAACGGTGCGATCTGGCCAGCCAGTTCCTCAGCCACACCGAAATCGTTCATGAGCATGTAGGCCACGAGGTTTGTCATACCGGTGTTCAGGTATTCGGTCGCGTACTGGGGGAAATTTCCGCCAGGAACGCCGACGTTCGTAATCGTCCGCGTGTCCAGCGTCAGCCGGCCGTCCTTATAGATGGTCGCGAGACGCCAGGGACAGGGGGCGCTGAGCGGTGAGCCGGTGGAGACGTCGTACAGGGTATTGCTGCCATCGGTGTAGGACACCACGTCGTTGGCGTGGAAGTGCCCGGAGAACAGGACCTTCATTCCTGCCTGTGCAAAGGCCGATGCGCGCTGCTGCCAGTCGCTGACCACGTACTCGGCAGTCACCGGGAAACTGCTCTGTCCGGTGAAATGCTCCACAAGCGCATGGTGCATCATGGTGACAACGCGAATGTTCTGTGATGTTGCCTGCTGAAGCTTCGCGACCACCCAGGAGGCCGTAGCGTCCGAGATGGTGCCGTACGTGGGCGGTGTTGCCTCCGCGGTATTGTAGACGCAGCCATCGATGGCGATCAGCCAGAGATCCGACTGCAGCTCTGCCACGTAGCTCAGCGATGCGGGGTCGCGCTCTTTTGCTTCACCGTATCCGAACTCATCATAGATCTGTGCGAACTGTGCGGCGGTCACGCCCGGAATGCTCGTGGCGGGATCACCGTGGAAGCTCTTCGCCACGGGATTGTTGATGTCGTGGTTCCCCGGCACAACAAACACTCTCTTGCCTTTGCTTTCAAGCGAGCGCAGAAAACCGGCCATTGCCTCGTGGTTTTGCTTTTCGCCGTCTTTCGTGAGGTCGCCCGGCACGAGAACCACCTCGGCGTCGGAAGCTTCGACCGAGTTGAACAGCGACGA
The genomic region above belongs to bacterium and contains:
- a CDS encoding type II toxin-antitoxin system RelE/ParE family toxin, which translates into the protein MIKSFADRATEDLFVTGQSRRLPPDIVKRAIRKLDAIAAAVVPQDLAVPPGNRLHALEGNRSGQHSISINDQWRICFVFVDGDAFDVEITDYH
- a CDS encoding metallophosphoesterase, giving the protein MKRETKSTKTSRILVHILTTLCIVALFAACSEDETIVEPADTGLRMAVISDLHYYDPSLGMEGQEWQMGLFADPKLLTENADILSSLFNSVEASDAEVVLVPGDLTKDGEKQNHEAMAGFLRSLESKGKRVFVVPGNHDINNPVAKSFHGDPATSIPGVTAAQFAQIYDEFGYGEAKERDPASLSYVAELQSDLWLIAIDGCVYNTAEATPPTYGTISDATASWVVAKLQQATSQNIRVVTMMHHALVEHFTGQSSFPVTAEYVVSDWQQRASAFAQAGMKVLFSGHFHANDVVSYTDGSNTLYDVSTGSPLSAPCPWRLATIYKDGRLTLDTRTITNVGVPGGNFPQYATEYLNTGMTNLVAYMLMNDFGVAEELAGQIAPFVAGAYVANYAGDEEMDAASEQAVAMLNSLGDPTAALLAQLITSMRTDLPPADNSLTLTL
- a CDS encoding HigA family addiction module antidote protein translates to MAAIENPRRTRRPTHPGAILREDFLPEYHLSVAQLAAAIGVTRQTVNELLRERRAVSPSMALRLSRLFGNSAEFWLNLQRAVDLWDAMQAVGKDLRGIKTMDPA